A single Lolium perenne isolate Kyuss_39 chromosome 6, Kyuss_2.0, whole genome shotgun sequence DNA region contains:
- the LOC139832636 gene encoding uncharacterized protein → MPPSPGAGAGGATPGSALAGPRRCGRSRQQAPVVELDESPRGASEAAKVPQLESDLRAARAQCAESEEAGRSAAGKLKLAEQELTRLRLLEKNHIAELNSLRSAEKEKVDDLSRRLSEVEKQRLALQEEVTVKSTELTATAKRWTDDFSALDRGLAAAFPETQEAALAAVGVARDSRRRETGEGSSEYFSMEDHLASMAARIEPVTKLGWELRKAAEELVPMLWPGEAAPQDISGLISSMEQAPDRFLDWKESATRAGADMALSFVLSWYNEVDLGQLEFRRADVEDKLPADFKAARLARASTIADFVDKALFVADPNPPPSDGEYMDDEEAEDVPGGDPAAGSTDAPPA, encoded by the exons atgccgccttcgcccggggccggagccggcggggctaCTCCAGGATCGGCGCTGGCAGGGCCGCGCcgctgcggccggagccggcagcagGCCCCCGTGGTGGAGTTGGACGAGAGTCCGAGGGGCGCCT ctgaagccgccaaagttccgcagctggagtcggatctccgagccgctcgcgcgcagtgcgccgagagcgaggaggcgggccgatccgccgccggcaagctcaagctggctgagcaggagctgacacggctgcgcctgctggagaagaaccacatcgccgagctcaactccctcaggtcggcggagaaggagaaggtggatgatctgagccggcggctgtcggaggtggagaagcagcggcttgcgctgcaggaggaggtcactgtcaagtccacggagctgacggctaccgccaagcgctggaccgACGATTtcagcgcgcttgatcgcggcttggcgg cggccttcccggagacgcaggaggcggctttggcagccgttggcgtcgcgcgcgattccaggaggcgggaaaccggcgagggcagctcggagtacttctccatggaggaccatctggcgtccatggctgcccgcatcgagcccgtcaccaagctcggctgggagctgcggaaggcggccgaagagctggtgcccatgctgtggcctggggaggcggcgccgcaagacatctccggcctcatctcctcgatggagcaggcgccggaccgcttcctcgactggaaggagtcggccacgcgcgccggtgccgatatggcgctgtccttcgtcctctcctggtacaacgaggtggacctggggcagcttgagttccggcgagccgacgtggaggacaagcttcCAGCCGActtcaaggccgcccgccttgctcgggccagcaccatcgccgacttcgtcgacaaggcgctcttcgtcgcggacccgaaccctcctccatccgatggagaatacatggatgacgaggaggcggaagatgtgcctgggggcgacccggccgccggctccactgatgcccctccggcttag